Proteins encoded in a region of the Pelotomaculum isophthalicicum JI genome:
- a CDS encoding C-GCAxxG-C-C family (seleno)protein — MQPQQATKIAMREMKGGNNCCRSIVIAACQVWNIGIPEGVLDAAALFGEGMHSGCSCGALTGMIIASGLKARSQPEANGQQIASICMTGSK, encoded by the coding sequence ATGCAACCGCAACAGGCTACTAAGATAGCCATGCGAGAAATGAAAGGAGGCAATAATTGCTGCCGGTCAATAGTTATTGCTGCCTGTCAGGTTTGGAACATAGGAATACCGGAAGGGGTTTTAGATGCTGCCGCTCTTTTCGGTGAGGGAATGCACTCGGGATGCTCCTGCGGTGCTCTCACCGGAATGATTATTGCTTCCGGTTTGAAGGCCCGTAGCCAGCCGGAGGCGAATGGCCAGCAGATCGCCAGCATCTGCATGACAGGTTCAAAATGA
- a CDS encoding DUF4418 family protein: protein MKKNLSKLILGTELLASLLILGSIFIWAPVCDGLLTLQNGTMVHMKCFYTGQVSIVLAIILLFAAIVAFFSKTDHNKLQWVIIVIGIMIIANTFESVIGIGICKNTAMACHATSAWLRGSGVLVIISGLFDIFANSSKTNKLTL, encoded by the coding sequence GAAAAAGAACTTATCAAAGCTTATTCTGGGGACTGAGTTGCTCGCGTCATTGCTTATCTTGGGTTCAATTTTTATCTGGGCTCCTGTCTGTGATGGATTGCTTACTTTACAAAACGGCACCATGGTACATATGAAATGCTTTTATACTGGGCAGGTTTCCATTGTATTGGCAATAATCTTACTCTTTGCAGCTATTGTGGCTTTTTTCTCCAAAACGGATCATAACAAGCTCCAGTGGGTTATTATTGTAATTGGAATTATGATTATAGCAAATACTTTTGAATCGGTGATTGGTATTGGTATCTGTAAAAACACGGCAATGGCATGTCATGCTACATCTGCGTGGCTAAGGGGCAGCGGTGTTTTAGTTATTATAAGTGGCCTTTTTGATATCTTTGCTAATAGCAGTAAAACAAATAAACTTACTTTGTAA